TCAGGTATTTACTGGATACGATATTAGCAACACAATTAATATTAACACTAGCCTCGCATAAGTCATTTTGAATCAACAGACCAGTATGAGTTAAGGTTAATACCTCGGTACCATCATATGAGAAAGCTAAATTATCAAAGCCAGTTTCAACCACATTTCTTCCTGATCCTATGGTTTGTTTCACTGTTCCTATTTTCCATTTCGCTAAAGTAATGCTTGCGATGTCACTTGCAGTACATGTTGTGACGTCATCAACAGTTGTACAATCATTGCCAGGGACGACTAGTCCTCCTGCCTCAGCTACCTTTAATAATGATGTTAGGCCGTCAGTGCTTTTTATTTCAAACCGGCCTTCAGGTGTATTTGTGCCAACACCAACATTGCCAGTTGCATCTACATTAAAATAGGATCGGGTATTGTCAACATCTCTCACATCAAAACGCCCAGTAGGACTCACTGTACCAATACCAACGTTACCATCAAATGCAACTGCAAACCTAGATACACCTCCGGTAGTCTGCACATCTAACCAAGCCTGAGGGATCTGTCCATTATCAATATTTATACCAACAGCACTATTTGTACCTATCAAAAAAGCATGATTGTTGGCATCAGCACTATGAGCGACATCAAATTGTCCATCTGGCGTCGATGTCTGAAAACCGATATCACCATTAGCTGCAATATGGATGCTGGAATTTGGTGCATTTGGTGACAATCTAAATGGCAATTTACTGCCATTGGTAACATCGCGGATAAAAAAGTTAGTTTCATTGCCCGCGACATCCCAAGCTTGTGCGGCAAAACCTGAGCTGCCATCTTGCTCCAGTCTTAACGTCGGGGTATTGCCAGATTTTACATTTAAATCAACAAGCGGGGTTGTTGTACCAAAACCGACATGACCAGTAGAGCTCACATAAAGACTGTTATTAGGAGCGTCAGCAAGTATGGTAAAAGGAACTTTACCAGCGTCTACATCCTTAATAGCAAAATAATTTGCACCACCGTTAACAGAATCATTGATGGTAATTTCCCAGTCTCTGGTTGGAAAAGAGCTTGACGAGCTGGTGTCCTGAAACCTTATTCGCAGATTATTTTCTTTTAACCTTAGGGTATCAAAACCAAAATCTTCCCCGTTGACACAATCCAAACCAACGCAGATGCTGCCGTCAACAATAAGGTCATCTTGTATTTGTTGATCGGCTTTGGCCTGGCCACTCACCGTTAACATGCCACCGAGCGCTAAAATACCACAAAGTACAGTACTCGCCGATAATAGCTTTTTATTCATCATCCATAACTCCAGTGCCTTTAGGTTCGGTAACTTTTGTGCCTGCTCCAAGCGTTTCAGAAGTATTACACTTTATTAAATTAAACGCACTAATTTTATCTTGTTGATTTTAAAAAACATGTAGTGTAGATTATGTTAGGTCGCTGAAAAAACACACAATGGAGTAGTTAATGTATTGCAAGGAAAGCAGTCTTAAAAAAGTAATTTTTTTTAAGACAATAATTCACCTTTCTATTATTTCCTTTTTATTTCCGACGATGCCTGCAATGGCCGCTACGGTAACAGGTGGCGCTAATGGTATTACTATTTCAGCGTTACCAGCTAATCATCATTCCGTGACGTTAAATGCTGCAGACGGACTAATTCTGAGTGATAAAAATGGTAACTTCAGCCATGAAACCGGATTTGTCGATGGCCAATATCATTATCAAGTGTTAGCTCTCGCAAAAGCCAAACATGATAAATACAAAGCAACGCTTAACAATGGCAGAGACAAGTTAGCAAAAGCGCCAAAACAAGGGCTTAAGGCTATTGAGTCGGGTGCTTTTCGTCTTAGTAAAGGTCAGGTTATCGCGCCTAAGGCAAAAGAAAAATAATCATAAAGGGATTTAGATATGCTCATCGCGTTTTTTACCGCATTTTTCAGATCTAGATCCTTAATAACGCCGGTGACAAATCAGGTGTCATTGGTTAATCGCTTTATTTCTCACTTTTTTTCCCTCTTATTATTCATTTCTTTGCCTAGTTTGGCCGCTGTCACCAGCATTAGTGGCCCGGCTAATGGCACTTATAATAGTAATGATTCTTTGAAGTTTGTGGTTTCTTTTTCTGAGAGCATTAACTACACCCCTGCTGAAGATAGCACTTCTTATTTAATTTTGGCGCTCGATTCTGGTCTCGCGTATGCCGAATATCAAAGCATTAGTGCTAATAAAGTGACATTTTCATATACCCCGACCGCTAAAGATTTTGATTTTGATGGCAACATTGGTTTTAATGGCTTTTATCAATTTGAAGTGAGCAGCTTTGGAGTAACCAACGGTGACGAAAAATTAAATGTCGACAAGGTTGCTAATCTCTCAGCAGTATTTATTGAACATAGCAATATAGCCGATTTCCCCGATAATGACCTTTATTTACCCGGTGATATGCTCACTTTTAGCCTGCGCTGGAGAGGAATTTCAACGGTGGCAATAACTGGGGGGACGCCCCAGCTTACAATCAATATTAATAATACTCTTCATGTTATCAACGCTGTTGCGGCCGGTCAGGGCCGTATTGACTTTAACTACCCTATCAACAACTTCGATATTGATACTGACGGCATTAAGATCGAAAGTTTTCAACTTAATAATGCCACCATATTCGGCACCTTAGATGGAACGCAAGATAACAGTGTTGGCAGTCATGTATTAACCGTAGCAAACACTAATTTTGTTAATAATAGCCTGACGTCTAAGGTTACCTTGCTTAGTAATAATTCATCAGCGGTTTTAGTCGGTGAAGCAATTATTCCCAAAGTCACTTCTGTTGACGTGCCTGTGGCTGGGGATTATGTGACCGGTAATAGCATTAGCTTTACGGTGCATTTTGATCAGGCGGTTCAGACCTCAGATCCTGCCAGTACCAAGTTACGGATTAAACTTGATAATGAAAGAGAAATACTAGCAAATTATGCATCAGCTAGCGGCGCACAAACCAGCTGGAAATTTGACTATAGTTTGACCTTAGACGATATAGATCGTAATGGTATTGAACTTGTTGCACTTGAGTCCGATGGTGGTTTTGTTAGTGATACGGGTGCTTATCTGTTTAGTGACTGGCATGATTTACCCTTAAACAATATTGGCGACACCAGTAAAATCACCTTTAATCTTATCAGTTTATTACAGATAGTCAGTGTTGATATGCCAAATTCAGGCGGTTATTTTACTGGCGATGTACTTAACTTTACGGTTAACTTTGCTAATAATATCACGGTAACAGGACAACCTTTACTTCACTTAACTATTGGCAATAAACAGATTATTGCGCAATATGTCAGCGGCAGTGGCACATCAGCTTTAGTGTTTAGTTATCAAATCACCGAACAACTGGTCAATAGTGATGATATTAGCCTAGGAAAATTCGATCTTAACGGTGCAACCTTGTTGTCTGAAAGTGAGTCTGAGGGTAATTCAGACGGCTCCTATATCAATAATCCCCCGCTCACCATAGAAGATACCGCCAGCCTTGATGAAGATGGCACTATTGTTATTGCGGTTCTGGACAATGATGTCGATGCTGAGGGTTTCTTAATTGCCTCTAGTATTGTGGTACTTAATCAACCAACTAATGGTCAAACCAGCGTTGATACCATCAATGGCGTTATTACTTATACCCCCTTTGCCAATTTTAATGGCACCGATACCTTTACCTATCAGGTTGCTGATTTTCAGGGTGCAACCTCGCTTAGTACACTTGTCACTATTTCTATCAATGCTGTCAACGATTTGCCAACTCTCAATGATGATCTGGCGTTATCTCAAGAAGATAGCCCTGTATTGGTCGATGTATTAAAAAATGATAGTGATATTGATGTCGATGATCAGTTAGATGCTGGTTCTTTAGTTATTCTTAATGAACCTACTAACGGTCAGGCACAAGTCGTTGACGGCAAAATTAATTACAGCCCACGGACCAACTTTAATGGCAGTGATAGCTTTAGCTATCAGGTTGCAGACAGTTTTGGTGCTTTAGGCGAGGCCGCAACTGTTACGTTGAATATTAGCAATAGCAACGATGCGCCAATCACTAATGAACTTGAATCACAGGAACCACCTCAACTGAGTCTACCTGAGGCAATATCGTTCGATGCAACCGCGCTTTATACCCGAGTTAATTTAGGCATTGCCAGCGCCACTGACTATTTGGGCAACTCTTTACCCGTGTTACTTGATGGCACACCTTTTTATAAACCCGGCAATAATGTTGCCGTTTGGACAACCAAAGATGCTGCGGGGCGCACAGCCCGTGCAGAGCAGCAGGTAAATATTCGTCCGCTGATATCGCTCGATAAAGATCAGACGGTGGTTGAAGGTGAGCGGGTCACCATTAAAGTCTTGCTTAATGGTCACTCGCCAGTTTATCCGCTCACTATTCCTTATACGGTTAGTGGCAGTGCTACGACAGGTTTAGATCATGATTTGTCTGATGGCGATATTATTGTTGAGTCAGGCACTGAAGCAGAGATAAGCTTTAATATACTGCGCGATAGTCAGACCGATGTAGAAAATAACGCAGAGAACGAGCAGCCCAATAAAGATATTATTATAACTTTGGATCCCAGTTTAAATCGAGGTCAAAAAGTTAGTCAGCAGATTTTGATCTCACAAGAAAACATTGCTCCTAGGGTTGCGCTGAGCGCAATACAAAACAGTATTCAGACACTCACCGTAACGCAAGTTGATGGCTTAGTAACGGTGAATTTGTCGTTTACAGATCCCGATTCTAGCTCAGACAATGAACATGTTATCGACTGGAGCGACAGTGACCTCTCCCTAACTAACCAATCGTCAGATGAGCTAATTTATATCTTCGATCCTGCCAGTTTAAGCAAGGGTCTGTACCGTGTTAGCGTTACGGTAACCGATGTTCAAGGGCTAAGTAACACTGATTTTGTCTCGGTCAAAATAATTGATACATTACCTACCCTAACAACAATGGACAGTGACGGCGATGGCATTGCCGATAACGAAGAGGGTTACTTTGATCAAGACGGTGACGGCATTCCCGATTATCAAGATACAATTACCGCATGCAATATACTGCCTCAAACTGCA
The genomic region above belongs to Gammaproteobacteria bacterium and contains:
- a CDS encoding tail fiber domain-containing protein; protein product: MMNKKLLSASTVLCGILALGGMLTVSGQAKADQQIQDDLIVDGSICVGLDCVNGEDFGFDTLRLKENNLRIRFQDTSSSSSFPTRDWEITINDSVNGGANYFAIKDVDAGKVPFTILADAPNNSLYVSSTGHVGFGTTTPLVDLNVKSGNTPTLRLEQDGSSGFAAQAWDVAGNETNFFIRDVTNGSKLPFRLSPNAPNSSIHIAANGDIGFQTSTPDGQFDVAHSADANNHAFLIGTNSAVGINIDNGQIPQAWLDVQTTGGVSRFAVAFDGNVGIGTVSPTGRFDVRDVDNTRSYFNVDATGNVGVGTNTPEGRFEIKSTDGLTSLLKVAEAGGLVVPGNDCTTVDDVTTCTASDIASITLAKWKIGTVKQTIGSGRNVVETGFDNLAFSYDGTEVLTLTHTGLLIQNDLCEASVNINCVANIVSSKYLKNIFSPVDGADILDKVSSLPISVWSYKEDDAILHIGPMAEDFHATFGLNGDVTDKIAIVDALGVALASIQALHSELKQKELDIQALKQDVEEIKRLLQQR
- a CDS encoding tandem-95 repeat protein, whose protein sequence is MLIAFFTAFFRSRSLITPVTNQVSLVNRFISHFFSLLLFISLPSLAAVTSISGPANGTYNSNDSLKFVVSFSESINYTPAEDSTSYLILALDSGLAYAEYQSISANKVTFSYTPTAKDFDFDGNIGFNGFYQFEVSSFGVTNGDEKLNVDKVANLSAVFIEHSNIADFPDNDLYLPGDMLTFSLRWRGISTVAITGGTPQLTININNTLHVINAVAAGQGRIDFNYPINNFDIDTDGIKIESFQLNNATIFGTLDGTQDNSVGSHVLTVANTNFVNNSLTSKVTLLSNNSSAVLVGEAIIPKVTSVDVPVAGDYVTGNSISFTVHFDQAVQTSDPASTKLRIKLDNEREILANYASASGAQTSWKFDYSLTLDDIDRNGIELVALESDGGFVSDTGAYLFSDWHDLPLNNIGDTSKITFNLISLLQIVSVDMPNSGGYFTGDVLNFTVNFANNITVTGQPLLHLTIGNKQIIAQYVSGSGTSALVFSYQITEQLVNSDDISLGKFDLNGATLLSESESEGNSDGSYINNPPLTIEDTASLDEDGTIVIAVLDNDVDAEGFLIASSIVVLNQPTNGQTSVDTINGVITYTPFANFNGTDTFTYQVADFQGATSLSTLVTISINAVNDLPTLNDDLALSQEDSPVLVDVLKNDSDIDVDDQLDAGSLVILNEPTNGQAQVVDGKINYSPRTNFNGSDSFSYQVADSFGALGEAATVTLNISNSNDAPITNELESQEPPQLSLPEAISFDATALYTRVNLGIASATDYLGNSLPVLLDGTPFYKPGNNVAVWTTKDAAGRTARAEQQVNIRPLISLDKDQTVVEGERVTIKVLLNGHSPVYPLTIPYTVSGSATTGLDHDLSDGDIIVESGTEAEISFNILRDSQTDVENNAENEQPNKDIIITLDPSLNRGQKVSQQILISQENIAPRVALSAIQNSIQTLTVTQVDGLVTVNLSFTDPDSSSDNEHVIDWSDSDLSLTNQSSDELIYIFDPASLSKGLYRVSVTVTDVQGLSNTDFVSVKIIDTLPTLTTMDSDGDGIADNEEGYFDQDGDGIPDYQDTITACNILPQTALSQSMLSQTGDNQQQFLVEGELGSCLQLGNIASLSDNASAQLDPNDILTDGSTDNIGGVFDFI